In a genomic window of Myxococcus fulvus:
- a CDS encoding HD domain-containing phosphohydrolase, which translates to MDRILVVDDDVLILAALSRILQTEGYDVVTHSDPALAAREVGFCVVLTDFMMPYLNGIELLGALREKNPKAVRLMLTAAADFRVASEAVNRGEVFRLLGKPWSLSELTSSVRQAVEHYRLVEANERLTREVAEKNAELVAINQDLERRVVERTTGLLDGLISALDYRDTETQWHSRRVALYSRRLAEEVGLVGAALDVVEQGALLHDIGKIGVRDSILLKPGPLTPDEWVEMRKHPEFGYRMMAKMPYLHEAALIVLQHQERWDGNGYPQGLSREDISIGARIFCIADTVDAITSDRPYRKGRPMSVARDEIRRCAGTQFDPNLADAFLRIPETEWQRIRHQVEQLEEEENQRWRSHPLGVPAPLARASGA; encoded by the coding sequence ATGGACCGCATCCTCGTGGTGGATGACGACGTGCTCATCCTCGCCGCGCTCTCCCGGATCCTCCAGACGGAAGGCTATGACGTCGTCACGCACAGCGACCCCGCGCTCGCCGCGCGCGAGGTGGGCTTCTGCGTGGTGCTGACGGACTTCATGATGCCGTACCTCAACGGCATCGAGCTGTTGGGCGCCCTGAGGGAGAAGAACCCGAAGGCGGTGCGACTGATGCTCACGGCGGCGGCGGACTTCCGCGTCGCGTCCGAGGCGGTCAACCGCGGCGAGGTGTTCCGGCTGCTCGGCAAGCCGTGGTCGCTCAGCGAGCTGACGAGCAGCGTGCGCCAGGCCGTGGAGCACTACCGGCTGGTGGAGGCCAACGAGCGGCTGACGCGCGAGGTGGCGGAGAAGAACGCGGAGCTGGTGGCCATCAACCAGGACCTGGAGCGTCGGGTGGTGGAGCGCACCACGGGCCTGCTGGACGGGCTCATCAGCGCGCTGGACTACCGCGACACGGAGACGCAGTGGCACTCGCGTCGGGTGGCGCTGTACTCGCGTCGGCTGGCGGAGGAGGTGGGCCTGGTGGGCGCCGCGCTGGACGTGGTGGAGCAGGGAGCGCTGCTGCACGACATCGGCAAGATCGGCGTGCGGGACTCCATCCTGCTCAAGCCCGGACCGCTGACGCCGGACGAGTGGGTGGAGATGCGCAAGCACCCGGAGTTCGGCTACCGGATGATGGCGAAGATGCCCTACCTGCACGAGGCGGCGCTCATCGTCCTGCAGCACCAGGAGCGCTGGGACGGAAACGGCTATCCCCAGGGGCTGTCCCGCGAGGACATCAGCATCGGCGCGCGCATCTTCTGCATCGCCGACACGGTGGACGCCATCACCTCCGACCGACCCTACCGCAAGGGGCGGCCCATGAGCGTGGCGCGGGATGAGATCCGCCGGTGCGCGGGCACCCAGTTCGACCCGAACCTGGCGGACGCGTTCCTGCGCATCCCGGAGACGGAGTGGCAGCGCATCCGCCACCAGGTGGAGCAGCTCGAGGAGGAGGAGAACCAGCGCTGGCGCAGCCACCCGCTGGGGGTCCCCGCACCGCTCGCCCGCGCGAGCGGCGCCTGA
- a CDS encoding peptidylprolyl isomerase: MRRLSPVRLPHVCLALVVLLSGCHRGVRGSNEAPPDPEVMARILDWEDRRSLSDGQLAALAHDAPDSRVRARAYRALARIQDLATLDVVVRGLKDPAPRVRGEAAFAVGELALAWEAPTDAERARLAAPLLEAEAAEQDLDARDAQLDSLGRLATQDALARLVERLQGREVATAGKAALVLGVAARRGGAAVVKDVPLAPARALLAAGVPVESRYGAAYLLATAKRAEELPTLRRCLEDADADVRGLCAKAFGDVGGPEDAVVLGRLLDDPVPRVAAEAARSLAKLAATCGGPCVPLDVLEGLAPRAKRVARGMETPVPTGATPRVETLARSADGHPLLALAQQGLPDFGAPVLVALRLALADAERGAASDIARADLGWLDCRLAAALDRQRGVVADVRTCGFDKVPEERRLALGLREVALFSKKTPADFAVGYLRHPAARVRLTAMEVLAERPVLRGATAVSALLKDEDLVVAGSAAATLGLLKPPAMPPELEALAERVPSQPDLADPVAGALVALQGQAAEPRFRQWLSLPHANVRRVAAESLTKLTGQPVRSERVELPAYAFRPEPAPKGAGLVLRTDKGDITVRLDADEAPLTAGNLYALARKGYFNGVTFHRVVPDFVAQGGDPRGDGEGGPGHSIRCEMTRRPYTRGTLGMALSGKDTGGSQFFFTHAPQPHLDGRYTAFGEVASGMDVVDALLEGDVIREVTAVTLSP, encoded by the coding sequence ATGCGCCGCTTGAGCCCCGTCCGACTTCCCCACGTCTGCCTGGCCCTCGTCGTCCTGCTCTCCGGTTGTCACCGCGGCGTCCGCGGCTCCAACGAGGCGCCTCCGGACCCGGAGGTGATGGCGCGCATCCTGGACTGGGAGGACCGCCGCTCGCTCAGCGACGGGCAGCTCGCGGCGCTGGCCCACGACGCGCCGGATTCGCGAGTCCGGGCGCGGGCCTATCGCGCGCTGGCGCGCATCCAGGACCTGGCCACGCTGGACGTGGTAGTGCGAGGGCTGAAGGACCCGGCGCCCCGCGTGCGCGGTGAGGCCGCCTTCGCGGTGGGCGAGCTGGCGTTGGCGTGGGAGGCCCCGACGGACGCCGAGCGTGCGCGGCTGGCGGCACCGCTGCTCGAGGCCGAGGCGGCGGAGCAGGACCTGGACGCGCGCGACGCGCAGCTCGACTCCCTCGGACGGCTCGCGACCCAGGACGCGCTGGCGCGGCTGGTGGAGCGCCTGCAGGGCAGGGAGGTCGCGACGGCGGGCAAGGCCGCGCTGGTGCTCGGTGTGGCGGCGCGTCGGGGCGGCGCGGCGGTGGTGAAGGACGTGCCGCTGGCGCCCGCGCGGGCGTTGCTCGCGGCCGGGGTGCCGGTGGAGTCGCGCTATGGCGCGGCCTATCTGCTGGCCACGGCGAAGCGCGCGGAGGAACTGCCCACGCTGCGCCGCTGCCTCGAGGACGCGGACGCGGACGTGCGTGGCCTGTGCGCGAAGGCCTTCGGTGATGTGGGCGGTCCGGAGGATGCGGTGGTGCTGGGCCGGCTGCTGGACGACCCGGTGCCGCGCGTGGCGGCGGAGGCGGCGCGCTCGCTGGCGAAGCTCGCGGCCACGTGTGGCGGGCCCTGCGTGCCGCTGGACGTGCTGGAGGGACTGGCGCCTCGGGCGAAGCGCGTGGCGCGAGGCATGGAGACGCCCGTGCCCACGGGCGCGACGCCCCGGGTGGAGACGCTGGCGCGCTCGGCGGATGGACACCCGTTGCTGGCGCTGGCGCAGCAGGGGCTGCCCGACTTCGGCGCGCCGGTGCTGGTGGCGCTGCGGCTCGCGCTGGCGGACGCGGAGCGGGGCGCGGCGTCGGACATCGCGCGCGCGGACCTGGGCTGGCTCGACTGTCGGCTGGCGGCGGCGTTGGACCGGCAGCGCGGCGTGGTGGCGGACGTGCGCACGTGCGGCTTCGACAAGGTGCCCGAGGAGCGCCGGCTGGCGCTGGGCCTTCGCGAGGTGGCGCTCTTCTCGAAGAAGACGCCCGCGGACTTCGCGGTGGGCTACCTGCGCCACCCGGCCGCGCGCGTGCGGCTCACCGCGATGGAGGTCCTGGCCGAGCGCCCCGTGCTCCGCGGCGCCACGGCGGTGAGCGCACTCCTGAAGGACGAGGACCTGGTGGTCGCGGGCTCCGCGGCCGCGACGCTGGGACTGCTCAAGCCCCCCGCGATGCCGCCGGAGCTCGAGGCGCTGGCGGAGCGGGTGCCGTCCCAGCCGGACCTCGCGGACCCGGTGGCCGGCGCGCTCGTGGCCCTGCAGGGCCAGGCCGCGGAGCCCCGGTTCCGGCAGTGGCTGTCGCTGCCTCACGCCAACGTGCGCCGCGTGGCCGCCGAGTCGCTGACGAAGCTCACCGGCCAGCCCGTGCGCTCCGAGCGCGTGGAGCTGCCCGCCTACGCCTTCCGCCCGGAGCCCGCGCCCAAGGGGGCGGGGCTGGTGCTGCGCACGGACAAGGGCGACATCACGGTGCGGCTGGACGCGGACGAGGCGCCCCTCACGGCGGGCAACCTGTACGCGCTCGCGCGCAAGGGCTACTTCAACGGCGTCACCTTCCACCGCGTGGTGCCGGACTTCGTCGCGCAGGGCGGAGACCCGCGAGGGGACGGGGAGGGCGGCCCGGGGCACTCCATCCGCTGCGAGATGACCCGCCGTCCGTACACGCGCGGCACGCTGGGCATGGCCCTGTCCGGCAAGGACACGGGCGGCAGCCAGTTCTTCTTCACGCACGCGCCCCAGCCGCACCTGGACGGCCGCTACACGGCCTTCGGCGAGGTGGCCTCGGGGATGGACGTGGTGGACGCGCTGCTGGAGGGCGACGTCATCCGCGAGGTCACCGCGGTGACGCTGTCGCCCTGA
- a CDS encoding AAA family ATPase, with protein sequence MSDATPLSRLTAALGGTVFGQPRVLADLVTAFLARGHVLLEGVPGVAKTLTARSMAGALGLLFTRIQFTPDLMPADILGTNVFQPQDNAFRLVKGPIFTEVLVADEINRTPPKAQAALLEAMEERQVTIDGVTHALPPHFFVVATQNPLELEGTYPLPEAQLDRFLMRVRVGYPDSDAETTMLRAFHQREGRVPSVERVLDAPTLLELQARAARVTCDDSILQYVVAVVRDTRANPRVRLGASPRAAQALLAASKARAALNGNDFVTPDDVKGVAGSVLNHRLLLKAEAEVEGLTSDDVLKQTLERVRVPR encoded by the coding sequence ATGTCCGACGCCACGCCCCTGTCCCGCCTCACCGCCGCGCTCGGCGGCACCGTCTTCGGTCAGCCCCGCGTGCTCGCGGACCTGGTGACGGCCTTCCTGGCGCGCGGCCACGTGCTGCTGGAGGGCGTGCCCGGGGTGGCCAAGACGCTCACCGCGCGCAGCATGGCGGGCGCGCTGGGGTTGCTCTTCACGCGCATCCAGTTCACCCCGGACCTGATGCCCGCGGACATCCTGGGCACCAACGTCTTCCAGCCGCAGGACAACGCCTTCCGTCTGGTGAAGGGCCCCATCTTCACGGAGGTCCTGGTCGCGGACGAAATCAACCGCACGCCGCCCAAGGCCCAGGCCGCGCTCCTGGAGGCCATGGAGGAGCGACAGGTCACCATCGACGGCGTCACCCACGCGCTGCCGCCGCACTTCTTCGTCGTCGCCACGCAGAACCCGCTGGAGCTCGAGGGCACCTATCCCCTGCCCGAGGCGCAGCTGGACCGCTTCCTCATGCGCGTGCGCGTGGGCTACCCGGACTCGGACGCGGAGACGACCATGCTGCGCGCCTTCCATCAGCGCGAGGGCCGCGTGCCCTCCGTCGAGCGCGTGCTGGACGCCCCCACCCTGCTGGAGCTGCAGGCCCGCGCCGCCCGCGTCACCTGCGACGACTCCATCCTCCAGTACGTGGTCGCCGTGGTGCGCGACACGCGCGCCAACCCCCGCGTGCGCCTGGGCGCGAGCCCCCGCGCGGCGCAGGCGCTGCTCGCCGCGTCCAAGGCCCGCGCGGCGCTGAATGGCAACGACTTCGTCACCCCCGATGACGTCAAGGGCGTGGCCGGCAGCGTCCTCAACCACCGCCTGCTGCTCAAGGCCGAGGCCGAGGTGGAGGGCCTCACCTCCGACGACGTGCTGAAGCAGACGCTCGAGCGGGTCCGGGTCCCCCGGTGA